In Caldisphaera lagunensis DSM 15908, a single genomic region encodes these proteins:
- the pyrC gene encoding dihydroorotase — MISICGYLYDYRGFLGNGCVNINDQGTIDSISKLPKMEKVYKFEKYIIGPGLVDLHVHLRGLDLSYKEDEETGTKSALKSGITLVVDMPNTKPRLDNYSAIKSKLNSLKEKSYTDYGVYSAIPKNTKDMEEVLKLPIAGFKIYPEDIGNRKDMIKEVLKLNRFTIVHPELPEAEKIHDEENLLRGILRGCHLEGAAVDVIHKFNENAKVHITHASCPSTVLEAKKFGYTVDTTPHHLFYNSKNQGCYYRVNPPLREEYIRENLMKLFIDGNIDALCSDHAPHSKKEKENFKTCPSGIPWLGSWPWLIFRLVKYDLIKISNFFYYISYSPSKILGLNNYGSLEKGKRGNIITIDKDKVWRFIETYSKAPYYNHFMEENYGFVTNAFIGGELVLDNDNIIKGKNIINPF; from the coding sequence ATGATTTCTATTTGTGGTTATTTGTATGATTATAGAGGATTTTTAGGAAATGGTTGTGTTAACATAAATGATCAAGGTACAATTGATTCAATTAGCAAATTGCCAAAGATGGAAAAAGTTTACAAATTTGAAAAATATATTATTGGTCCAGGTTTAGTTGATCTTCACGTACATTTAAGGGGTTTGGATCTATCATATAAAGAAGATGAAGAAACTGGAACCAAATCCGCTCTAAAATCTGGAATCACTTTAGTTGTAGATATGCCAAACACAAAACCTAGACTAGATAATTACTCAGCAATCAAATCAAAGCTTAATAGTTTAAAAGAAAAAAGCTATACGGATTATGGAGTTTATTCAGCGATACCAAAGAATACAAAAGATATGGAAGAGGTTTTAAAACTACCAATTGCAGGATTTAAAATTTATCCTGAAGATATTGGGAATAGAAAAGATATGATAAAAGAGGTTTTAAAATTAAATAGGTTTACAATAGTTCATCCTGAATTGCCTGAGGCGGAAAAAATCCATGATGAAGAAAACCTTTTAAGAGGCATATTAAGAGGTTGCCATCTAGAAGGTGCAGCTGTAGATGTTATTCATAAATTTAATGAAAATGCAAAGGTTCATATAACCCATGCAAGCTGTCCTTCAACAGTTTTAGAAGCAAAAAAATTCGGTTATACTGTAGATACAACACCGCACCATTTATTTTATAACAGCAAAAATCAAGGGTGTTATTATAGGGTAAATCCTCCTTTAAGGGAAGAATATATAAGGGAAAATTTAATGAAATTGTTTATAGATGGTAATATAGATGCCTTGTGCAGCGATCATGCACCCCATTCTAAAAAAGAAAAGGAAAACTTTAAGACATGCCCTTCAGGAATCCCATGGCTTGGAAGTTGGCCTTGGCTTATTTTTAGGCTTGTTAAATATGACCTCATTAAAATATCTAATTTCTTTTATTATATATCATATTCTCCCTCAAAAATTTTGGGCTTAAATAATTATGGTTCTTTAGAAAAAGGAAAAAGAGGAAATATAATAACCATAGATAAAGATAAAGTTTGGAGATTTATAGAAACATATAGTAAAGCACCTTATTATAATCATTTTATGGAAGAAAATTATGGATTTGTTACAAATGCATTCATAGGAGGAGAATTGGTTTTAGATAATGATAACATAATAAAAGGGAAAAATATAATAAATCCTTTTTAA
- the pgsA gene encoding archaetidylinositol phosphate synthase, whose amino-acid sequence MLGKLRKYVNEILPKTVGKYLSKIGLTPNAATTIGFLFAILAPTLAYFKFFIAIPIMIVLSGLMDVVDGAIARATNKTTKFGAYLDSLTDRISDMLFFLALIFEGLNPYLSIIALGFSEIVSYARSKGELLGIKMEGIGLLERSERLILLFVASILALLKYYLVGNIIIVIIAILGAITVYQRSYRVKKALND is encoded by the coding sequence TTGCTAGGTAAACTAAGAAAGTATGTAAATGAAATATTACCAAAAACTGTAGGAAAATATTTATCTAAAATAGGTTTAACACCAAATGCTGCAACAACAATAGGATTTTTATTTGCTATATTAGCACCAACATTGGCATATTTTAAATTTTTTATAGCAATACCAATAATGATTGTATTATCTGGTTTAATGGATGTTGTAGATGGAGCAATAGCAAGGGCAACAAATAAAACGACGAAATTTGGGGCTTATCTTGATTCATTAACAGATAGGATTTCAGACATGCTTTTCTTCTTAGCCTTAATATTTGAAGGTCTAAATCCATATTTATCAATAATTGCATTGGGTTTTTCAGAGATTGTAAGCTATGCTAGATCAAAGGGGGAATTGCTAGGAATAAAAATGGAAGGAATTGGCTTACTGGAAAGAAGCGAAAGGCTTATTCTTCTATTTGTAGCATCAATATTAGCTCTATTAAAATATTATTTAGTAGGAAACATTATAATAGTTATAATAGCAATTCTAGGGGCAATAACTGTATATCAAAGGTCTTATAGAGTAAAAAAGGCATTAAATGATTAA